From the genome of Nakamurella flavida, one region includes:
- a CDS encoding multidrug effflux MFS transporter yields the protein MISAPTSTAPTSTAPTSTATTATTTGAAPAPPTLTKVRGAFVLLLGALTAIGPLTIDLYLAAFPAITTDLATTQGAVQLTIAATLAGLAIGQLVIGSLSDALGRRRPLIVSLALYVAFSVAIVFAPSVSVLAVLRFGQGLTAAAGMVLSMAIVRDSFHGTQVGKVIARLMLVVGVAPILAPVIGAQLLLLGSWRMMFVVLAGFGLVLLALAIFVVPESLPVERRRSGGLGAALRSYGSLITDFSFLGLALLSGLYMAALFTYVSGATFVFQEQYGLSAQQFALVFTSGAIAVTAGSQINGALIGRVHPATILRVAVLSGVVLAAAMVASSLLDLGMVALIVLLVLTLLTAGFVMPSVPTIALQANPHRAGSAAALLGALQFGLGAAISPLSGAFGPTTALSMTVVMFGSIVAAAVLLFLLRRTLTPQPATEKVLARSGQ from the coding sequence GTGATTTCCGCCCCCACCAGCACAGCCCCGACCAGCACCGCCCCCACCAGCACGGCCACCACCGCCACGACCACGGGGGCAGCGCCGGCGCCGCCCACCCTGACCAAGGTCCGCGGCGCGTTCGTCCTGCTGCTCGGTGCGCTCACCGCCATCGGGCCGCTGACGATCGACCTGTACCTGGCCGCGTTCCCGGCCATCACCACCGACCTGGCCACCACCCAGGGCGCCGTCCAGCTGACCATCGCGGCCACCCTGGCCGGGCTGGCCATCGGGCAGCTGGTCATCGGATCGCTCTCCGACGCCCTCGGCCGTCGCCGTCCGCTGATCGTCTCCCTGGCGCTCTACGTCGCCTTCTCGGTCGCGATCGTCTTCGCCCCGTCCGTCTCGGTGCTGGCCGTGCTGCGCTTCGGCCAGGGGCTCACCGCCGCCGCGGGCATGGTGCTCTCGATGGCGATCGTGCGGGACTCGTTCCACGGGACCCAGGTCGGCAAGGTCATCGCCCGCCTCATGCTCGTCGTCGGGGTGGCCCCGATCCTCGCTCCGGTGATCGGCGCGCAGCTGCTGCTGCTCGGCTCCTGGCGGATGATGTTCGTCGTGCTGGCCGGCTTCGGGCTGGTGCTGCTGGCCCTGGCGATCTTCGTGGTGCCGGAGTCGCTGCCGGTGGAACGCCGCCGCTCCGGCGGGCTGGGCGCCGCCCTGCGCTCCTACGGCTCGCTGATCACCGATTTCTCGTTCCTGGGTCTGGCCCTGCTCAGCGGCCTGTACATGGCCGCGCTGTTCACCTACGTCTCCGGCGCGACCTTCGTCTTCCAGGAGCAGTACGGACTCTCCGCGCAGCAGTTCGCCCTGGTGTTCACCAGCGGCGCCATCGCGGTGACCGCCGGCAGTCAGATCAACGGCGCGCTCATCGGGCGGGTGCACCCGGCGACGATCCTGCGGGTGGCCGTGCTGTCCGGTGTCGTCCTCGCCGCGGCGATGGTCGCCTCGTCGCTGCTCGACCTGGGCATGGTCGCGCTGATCGTCCTGCTCGTCCTCACCCTGCTGACCGCGGGCTTCGTGATGCCGTCGGTGCCCACCATCGCCCTGCAGGCCAACCCACACCGCGCCGGGAGTGCCGCGGCCCTGCTGGGCGCCCTGCAGTTCGGGCTGGGCGCGGCCATCTCGCCGCTGTCCGGAGCGTTCGGGCCCACCACCGCGCTGTCGATGACCGTGGTCATGTTCGGCTCCATCGTCGCTGCCGCGGTCCTGCTGTTCCTGCTCCGACGCACCCTCACCCCGCAGCCCGCCACCGAGAAGGTGCTCGCCCGCTCGGGGCAGTGA
- the lon gene encoding endopeptidase La has product MTDQITDTSPTPDTDTTLDLPVLSLADMVVLPGMVVPITLDDAARAAVDAAQAVTRTGEESSEHADTRADTAKPQVLLVPRLPDRYSAYGVLATVEQVGRTAGGEPAAVLRAGRRARLGAGVTGPGAALWVRAEPTTDQPADPEHTARARELAAEYKSLVVATLQKRDAWQVIDTVEKMTDPSVLADAAGWAPYLTDEQKRTLLETPDVIARLEQVIAWTRAHLAEMDVAEKISTDVREGMERSQREFLLRQQLAAIRKELGESDPEGSQDYRSRVEEADLPEHIRTAALREVDKLERSSEQNPETGWIRTWLDIVLDLPWQTRTTDSTDVTAARAVLDADHHGLDDVKDRIVEYLAVRSRRAERGLQLVGGRGSGAVLLLAGPPGVGKTSLGESVARALGRSFVRVALGGVRDEAEIRGHRRTYVGALPGRIVRAVTEAKTMNPVVLLDEIDKVGADGYRGDPAAALLEVLDPAQNHTFRDHYLDLDLDLSDVLFVATANVVENIPAALLDRLELITMDGYTQDDKVAIARTHLLPRQLERAALDASEVEITDAALHLMAADYTREAGVRQLERLLAKTLRKVALRLATDAGPVTVDEGDLKGLIGRPRFTPETAERTSVPGVATGLAVTGLGGDVLFIEASGSAGDAGLTLTGQLGDVMKESVQIALSYVRSHAGDLGVDPATLDRRIHLHVPAGAVPKDGPSAGVTMVTALVSLATGRPVRGDVAMTGEVTLNGKVLPIGGVKQKLLAAQRAGVSTVFIPARNAPDLDDVPAEMLAALDVRPVADVAEILALALESAAQQDAAPAVVAA; this is encoded by the coding sequence ATGACCGACCAGATCACCGACACCAGCCCCACCCCCGATACCGACACCACCCTCGACCTGCCCGTCCTGTCCCTCGCCGACATGGTGGTGCTGCCCGGGATGGTCGTGCCGATCACCCTGGACGACGCCGCCCGCGCCGCGGTCGACGCGGCCCAGGCGGTCACCCGCACCGGCGAGGAGTCCAGCGAGCACGCCGACACCCGAGCAGACACCGCCAAGCCGCAGGTACTCCTCGTCCCCCGCCTCCCCGACCGCTACTCCGCCTACGGCGTGCTCGCGACCGTCGAGCAGGTCGGCCGCACCGCCGGGGGCGAGCCCGCCGCCGTGCTCCGCGCCGGCCGCCGTGCCCGCCTCGGCGCCGGGGTGACCGGGCCGGGAGCGGCCCTGTGGGTGCGCGCCGAACCGACCACCGACCAGCCCGCCGATCCCGAGCACACCGCCCGCGCCCGCGAGCTGGCCGCCGAGTACAAGTCCCTGGTCGTGGCCACCCTGCAGAAGCGGGACGCCTGGCAGGTCATCGACACCGTCGAGAAGATGACGGACCCGTCCGTGCTGGCCGACGCGGCCGGCTGGGCCCCGTACCTGACCGACGAGCAGAAGCGCACCCTGCTGGAGACGCCGGACGTGATCGCGCGCCTCGAGCAGGTCATCGCCTGGACGCGCGCACACCTGGCCGAGATGGACGTCGCCGAGAAGATCTCCACCGACGTCCGCGAAGGCATGGAGCGCAGCCAGCGGGAGTTCCTGCTGCGCCAGCAGCTGGCCGCGATCCGCAAGGAGCTGGGCGAGTCCGACCCCGAGGGCAGCCAGGACTACCGCAGTCGCGTCGAGGAGGCGGACCTGCCCGAGCACATCCGCACCGCCGCGCTGCGCGAGGTGGACAAGCTCGAGCGGTCCAGCGAGCAGAACCCGGAGACCGGGTGGATCCGCACCTGGCTGGACATCGTGCTCGACCTGCCCTGGCAGACCCGCACCACCGACAGCACCGACGTGACCGCGGCCCGCGCCGTGCTCGACGCCGACCACCACGGTCTGGACGACGTGAAGGACCGCATCGTGGAGTACCTGGCCGTCCGCAGCCGGCGGGCCGAACGGGGCCTGCAACTGGTCGGCGGCCGCGGCTCCGGCGCCGTGCTGCTGCTCGCCGGTCCGCCCGGGGTGGGCAAGACCTCCCTGGGCGAGAGCGTCGCCCGGGCCCTGGGGCGCAGCTTCGTCCGGGTCGCCCTGGGCGGCGTGCGCGACGAGGCCGAGATCCGTGGTCACCGGCGCACCTACGTCGGCGCCCTGCCCGGCCGGATCGTCCGCGCCGTCACCGAGGCGAAGACGATGAACCCGGTCGTCCTGTTGGACGAGATCGACAAGGTCGGCGCGGACGGCTACCGGGGCGACCCGGCCGCCGCCCTGCTCGAGGTGCTGGACCCGGCGCAGAACCACACGTTCCGCGACCACTACCTGGATCTGGACCTCGACCTGTCCGACGTGCTGTTCGTGGCCACCGCCAACGTGGTGGAGAACATCCCGGCCGCCCTGCTCGACCGGCTCGAGCTGATCACCATGGACGGCTACACCCAGGACGACAAGGTGGCCATCGCCCGCACGCACCTGCTGCCCCGCCAGCTCGAGCGGGCCGCGCTCGACGCGTCCGAGGTCGAGATCACCGACGCCGCCCTGCACCTGATGGCCGCCGACTACACCCGTGAGGCCGGGGTGCGACAGCTCGAACGCCTGCTGGCCAAGACGCTCCGCAAGGTCGCCCTGCGGCTGGCCACCGACGCCGGGCCCGTGACGGTCGACGAGGGCGACCTGAAGGGCCTGATCGGCCGTCCGCGGTTCACCCCGGAGACGGCCGAACGGACCTCCGTGCCCGGGGTGGCCACCGGACTGGCGGTCACCGGCCTCGGCGGCGACGTGCTGTTCATCGAGGCCAGTGGCTCGGCCGGCGATGCCGGTCTCACGCTCACCGGGCAGCTGGGCGACGTGATGAAGGAGTCCGTGCAGATCGCGCTGTCCTACGTCCGTTCGCACGCGGGCGACCTCGGGGTGGATCCTGCGACGCTCGACCGGCGCATCCACCTGCACGTCCCGGCCGGCGCCGTGCCCAAGGACGGGCCGTCCGCAGGCGTCACCATGGTCACCGCCCTGGTGTCCCTGGCCACCGGCCGGCCGGTGCGCGGGGACGTGGCGATGACCGGCGAGGTCACCCTGAACGGGAAGGTGCTGCCCATCGGCGGGGTCAAGCAGAAGCTGCTCGCCGCCCAGCGGGCCGGGGTGTCCACCGTGTTCATCCCCGCCCGCAACGCGCCCGATCTGGACGACGTGCCGGCCGAGATGCTGGCCGCCCTGGACGTCCGCCCGGTGGCCGATGTCGCCGAGATCCTGGCCCTGGCCCTGGAGAGCGCGGCCCAGCAGGACGCGGCACCGGCGGTGGTCGCCGCCTGA
- the thiM gene encoding hydroxyethylthiazole kinase, protein MADARAVPPTPEQIGQVVAAVRATHPLVHCITNGVVANVTANVLLAAGAAPAMVEAPEEAGVLAGVAGALLINLGTLTTPQVDGMRVAIAAANTAGVPWVLDPVAIGALPLRTAVAGEFARLGPAVIRGNASEIAALVGGAGGRGVDSTTTPDEITDVVADVAREFGTVVAASGPVDLITDGTRTVRVASGHPLLTRVTGVGCSLGALIGACLAVGDDAVLAAAAATAWMCVAGEQAAEKATGPGSFAVALLDGLDGLDPAAVGARGGVR, encoded by the coding sequence ATGGCAGACGCACGTGCGGTTCCGCCCACCCCCGAGCAGATAGGGCAGGTGGTGGCCGCGGTCCGGGCGACGCACCCCCTCGTCCACTGCATCACCAACGGGGTCGTCGCCAACGTGACGGCGAACGTGCTGCTCGCGGCCGGCGCGGCCCCGGCGATGGTGGAGGCCCCCGAGGAGGCCGGCGTGCTCGCCGGCGTGGCCGGAGCACTGCTGATCAACCTGGGCACGCTGACCACCCCCCAGGTCGACGGCATGCGGGTGGCCATCGCCGCCGCAAACACCGCCGGGGTCCCGTGGGTGCTCGACCCGGTGGCCATCGGCGCCCTGCCGTTGCGCACCGCGGTGGCCGGGGAGTTCGCCCGGCTCGGCCCGGCCGTCATCCGCGGCAATGCCTCCGAGATCGCCGCCCTGGTCGGCGGGGCCGGCGGTCGTGGGGTGGACAGCACGACCACGCCCGACGAGATCACCGACGTCGTGGCGGATGTCGCGCGGGAGTTCGGCACCGTGGTCGCGGCGAGCGGCCCGGTCGACCTGATCACCGACGGCACTCGCACGGTCCGGGTGGCCTCCGGGCACCCGTTGCTGACCCGGGTCACCGGGGTCGGCTGTTCGCTGGGTGCGCTGATCGGCGCCTGCCTGGCCGTCGGCGACGACGCGGTGCTCGCCGCCGCCGCGGCCACCGCATGGATGTGCGTGGCCGGGGAGCAGGCTGCCGAGAAGGCAACCGGGCCGGGAAGTTTCGCGGTCGCCCTGCTCGACGGGCTGGACGGTCTCGATCCCGCCGCGGTCGGTGCGCGGGGCGGGGTGCGGTGA
- the thiE gene encoding thiamine phosphate synthase, translating into MYLVTDTRQCGGPDAVVRTVRAAVTGGVGMVQLRDPSATTRELAELARALVAALAPTTVPLVVNDRADVALAVGADGVHIGQRDLDPLSTRRLVGPDLHVGLSISNADELAEAVALPAGTVDLLGVGPIRDTPSKTDASAAVGLTGLADLTARTTLPCVAIGGLGVADAAAVRAAGAVGMAVISAICGQGDPASATERLLRAWRSVPSGGSTGSPVPHHVSATGVDGRS; encoded by the coding sequence GTGTACCTCGTCACCGACACGCGTCAGTGCGGCGGCCCGGACGCGGTGGTGCGCACCGTGCGGGCCGCGGTGACCGGCGGCGTCGGGATGGTGCAACTGCGGGACCCGTCGGCGACCACGCGCGAACTGGCCGAGCTGGCCCGGGCCCTCGTCGCCGCCCTGGCGCCGACGACCGTCCCGCTGGTCGTCAACGACCGCGCCGACGTGGCCCTGGCCGTCGGAGCGGACGGCGTGCACATCGGGCAGCGTGACCTCGATCCGCTCAGCACCCGCCGTCTGGTCGGGCCCGATCTCCATGTCGGGCTGTCGATCTCGAATGCCGACGAGCTCGCCGAGGCGGTCGCGCTCCCGGCCGGCACGGTCGATCTGCTCGGTGTCGGGCCGATCCGGGACACCCCCTCCAAGACGGATGCGTCCGCCGCGGTGGGCCTGACCGGGCTGGCCGATCTCACCGCGCGGACCACCCTGCCGTGCGTGGCCATCGGCGGGCTGGGCGTGGCCGACGCCGCCGCCGTGCGCGCGGCCGGTGCGGTGGGCATGGCCGTCATCTCCGCGATCTGCGGACAGGGCGACCCGGCGTCGGCGACCGAACGGTTGCTCCGGGCATGGCGGTCGGTGCCGTCCGGTGGATCCACGGGATCACCGGTGCCGCACCACGTGTCGGCGACCGGTGTGGACGGCCGGTCGTGA
- the thiD gene encoding bifunctional hydroxymethylpyrimidine kinase/phosphomethylpyrimidine kinase — protein MVLTVAGSDPSGGAGIQADLKTFSALGAYGCAVLTALTAQNTRGVTGVHAVPAAFVTQQLRTLLDDVALDAVKIGMVADAGIARALAAALPGSAPHLVLDPVMVATSGDRLLTPDAEAVVRDELVPLAGLITPNLAEAGALLGRPPAGTADEATDQVHALLAAGARRVLLKGGHRTDELGGGGTVVDLYGEPGHEVVAITAPRVDTRNTHGTGCTLSAAIAALRPVSPDWLTAVRRAKDYLTRALQGADQLQIGRVGPDGHGPVHHFAGIWNERKSDTAG, from the coding sequence GTGGTGTTGACGGTGGCCGGTTCGGACCCGAGCGGCGGGGCCGGGATCCAGGCCGATCTCAAGACGTTCAGCGCACTGGGGGCGTACGGCTGTGCGGTGCTCACCGCCCTCACCGCCCAGAACACCCGCGGGGTCACCGGGGTGCACGCCGTCCCCGCCGCGTTCGTCACCCAGCAGCTCCGGACGCTGCTCGACGACGTCGCGCTGGACGCGGTGAAGATCGGCATGGTCGCCGACGCCGGGATCGCCCGGGCACTCGCGGCGGCCCTGCCCGGATCCGCGCCGCACCTGGTCCTCGACCCGGTGATGGTGGCGACCTCCGGGGACCGGCTGCTCACCCCGGATGCCGAGGCGGTCGTCCGCGACGAGCTCGTCCCGCTGGCGGGCTTGATCACCCCCAACCTGGCCGAGGCCGGGGCGCTGCTCGGCCGTCCGCCCGCCGGGACCGCCGACGAGGCGACGGATCAGGTGCACGCCCTGCTCGCCGCCGGTGCCCGGCGGGTCCTGCTCAAGGGTGGTCACCGCACCGACGAGCTGGGCGGTGGGGGCACGGTGGTCGACCTCTACGGCGAACCGGGGCACGAGGTCGTCGCGATCACCGCACCGCGGGTGGACACCCGCAACACGCACGGCACCGGCTGCACCCTGTCCGCGGCCATTGCCGCGCTCCGTCCGGTCTCGCCGGATTGGCTCACCGCGGTGCGCCGGGCCAAGGACTACCTGACCCGCGCGCTGCAGGGGGCGGACCAGCTGCAGATCGGCCGGGTGGGACCCGACGGGCACGGACCCGTGCACCACTTCGCGGGGATCTGGAACGAGCGGAAGTCCGACACCGCCGGCTGA
- a CDS encoding zinc-dependent alcohol dehydrogenase, producing the protein MKALTWQGRRTVKVLDVPDPVLQAPTDAIVKITSSAICGSDLHLYEVLGPYLDAGDVLGHEPMGIVEQVGEQVTHIKPGDRVVIPFNISCGTCWMCTRGLQSQCETTQVHAYDKGASLFGFSKMYGQIPGGQAEYLRVPQAQYGPIKVSDSGPDEKYLFLSDILPTAWQGMAYADTPEGGTVAVFGLGPVGQFASRIGKLWGRRVIAVDPVAERREMAARHGVEVLDPDAVDDVAAALREMTDGRGPDSVVDAVGMEAHGSAGSTAAKIAQSTVGLLPDGLARKLTETIGVDRLTALHNALDSVRRGGTVSLSGVYGGVADPMPLMSMFDKQIQLRMGQCNVKRWIDEILPVVEDPADPLGVLDLTTHSVPLDRAPEMYEIFQKKQDGCIKVVLKP; encoded by the coding sequence ATGAAGGCACTCACCTGGCAGGGCCGCCGGACCGTGAAGGTCCTCGACGTCCCCGATCCCGTCCTGCAGGCGCCCACCGACGCCATCGTCAAGATCACCTCGTCCGCCATCTGCGGGTCCGATCTCCACCTGTACGAGGTGCTCGGCCCCTACCTGGACGCCGGCGACGTTCTCGGCCACGAGCCCATGGGCATCGTGGAGCAGGTCGGTGAGCAGGTCACCCACATCAAGCCGGGCGACCGGGTCGTCATCCCGTTCAACATCTCCTGCGGCACCTGCTGGATGTGCACCCGCGGGCTGCAGTCGCAGTGCGAGACCACCCAGGTGCACGCCTACGACAAGGGCGCCTCGCTGTTCGGTTTCAGCAAGATGTACGGGCAGATCCCCGGCGGCCAGGCCGAGTACCTGCGCGTGCCGCAGGCCCAGTACGGGCCGATCAAGGTCTCCGACTCCGGCCCCGACGAGAAGTACCTGTTCCTGTCCGACATCCTGCCCACCGCCTGGCAGGGGATGGCCTACGCCGACACCCCGGAGGGCGGCACCGTCGCGGTGTTCGGCCTCGGTCCGGTGGGGCAGTTCGCGTCCCGCATCGGCAAGCTGTGGGGACGACGCGTCATCGCCGTCGACCCGGTCGCCGAGCGTCGCGAGATGGCGGCCCGGCACGGCGTCGAGGTGCTGGACCCGGACGCCGTCGACGACGTCGCCGCCGCCCTACGCGAGATGACCGACGGACGCGGCCCGGACTCCGTCGTCGACGCGGTCGGCATGGAGGCGCACGGTTCCGCCGGTTCCACCGCGGCCAAGATCGCGCAGAGCACGGTCGGTCTGCTGCCCGACGGGTTGGCCCGCAAGCTCACCGAGACGATCGGCGTGGACCGACTCACCGCCCTGCACAACGCCCTGGACTCGGTGCGCCGCGGCGGCACCGTCTCGTTGTCCGGCGTCTACGGCGGCGTCGCCGACCCGATGCCGCTGATGTCGATGTTCGACAAGCAGATCCAGCTGCGCATGGGCCAGTGCAACGTCAAGCGCTGGATCGACGAGATCCTGCCCGTCGTCGAGGACCCGGCCGACCCGCTGGGCGTGCTCGACCTGACCACGCACAGCGTCCCGCTGGACCGGGCGCCGGAGATGTACGAGATCTTCCAGAAGAAGCAGGACGGCTGCATCAAGGTCGTGCTCAAGCCCTGA
- a CDS encoding DUF6328 family protein, with translation MSTDSTPGPAAPQHDDEPRPHPAAGAPSVPAASPAPTPGAVPYVRNETTGQQLDRNYTELLQELRVAQNGVQILFAFLLTLVFQARFAAVTDLQRGVYLATLLSSAAAVVCFIAPVSAHRLMFRKQVKDELVRFTGRCAIAGLCLLAVSILGALLLIVGIAAGRLAAGLAVGGATVLMLVLWWVLPSRVRARTSPPS, from the coding sequence GTGAGCACCGATTCCACGCCCGGGCCGGCAGCACCCCAGCACGACGACGAGCCCCGGCCGCATCCAGCGGCCGGGGCTCCGTCCGTTCCGGCCGCCTCCCCCGCCCCGACACCCGGCGCCGTCCCGTACGTCCGGAACGAGACCACCGGCCAACAACTGGACCGCAACTACACCGAACTCCTCCAGGAGCTGCGGGTGGCCCAGAACGGGGTGCAGATCCTTTTCGCATTCCTGTTGACCCTCGTCTTCCAGGCGCGCTTCGCCGCGGTCACCGACCTCCAGCGCGGTGTCTACCTGGCCACCCTGCTGAGTTCGGCCGCCGCGGTGGTCTGCTTCATCGCCCCGGTCTCGGCGCACCGGCTGATGTTCCGCAAACAGGTCAAGGACGAGCTCGTCCGCTTCACCGGTCGCTGTGCGATCGCCGGGCTCTGCCTGCTCGCCGTCAGCATCCTGGGTGCGCTGCTGCTCATCGTCGGGATCGCCGCCGGCCGACTCGCCGCCGGGCTGGCCGTCGGCGGGGCGACCGTGCTGATGCTGGTGTTGTGGTGGGTGCTGCCGTCCCGCGTCCGCGCGCGCACGTCCCCGCCATCCTGA
- a CDS encoding DoxX family protein, whose amino-acid sequence MATSTVSRITAPALNTVRTDVALLIGRVVVGVVFIAHGWQKLVTNGMPATVDGFTAMGIPLPELSAWFTALVEVVGGAALVLGLLVPLAGLLLAVVSGGALAFVHLENGLFAADGGYELVLVLLAASLMLAGLGSGRFALDPMVFGRRRR is encoded by the coding sequence ATGGCCACCAGCACCGTCTCCCGCATCACCGCCCCCGCCCTGAACACCGTCCGTACCGATGTCGCCCTGCTGATCGGGCGCGTCGTCGTCGGCGTCGTCTTCATCGCCCACGGCTGGCAGAAGCTGGTCACCAACGGCATGCCCGCCACCGTCGACGGCTTCACCGCGATGGGCATCCCCCTGCCCGAGCTCAGTGCCTGGTTCACCGCGCTCGTCGAGGTGGTCGGTGGCGCCGCCCTCGTGCTGGGGCTGCTCGTGCCGCTGGCCGGCCTGCTGCTGGCCGTGGTCAGCGGCGGGGCCCTGGCCTTCGTCCACCTGGAGAACGGTCTGTTCGCCGCCGACGGCGGGTACGAGCTGGTCCTCGTGCTGCTGGCCGCCAGCCTCATGCTGGCCGGGCTCGGCTCCGGCCGGTTCGCCCTGGACCCGATGGTCTTCGGGCGTCGCCGGCGTTGA
- the atzF gene encoding allophanate hydrolase, with translation MPAPIPRDLPAVDRVAEAFRRIAAADRPEVWITLRGEIDVRADAAAVDARVAGGESLPLAGLLVAVKDNIDVAGLPTTAGCPEFAHTPGVTATSVRRLQDAGAVVMGKTNLDQFATGLVGTRSPYGAVRCAWDPELVSGGSSAGSGAAVGLGLVDLALGTDTAGSGRVPAAFHGIVGLKASLGLVSTAGVLPACADYDAVTVFAADLPTARAALGVMIGPDPADPRSRTWPADVVLGVPPVPVLAVPRTEDLAALTDDYRDAFDRTVARVRETGCTVVELDVSTMLDAARLLYDGAIVAERYSAVGAFLDGAPAGADPVVAGIIGRSRDVSGPAFADDLDTLAVARAAAHTVLAGVDGLLLPTTTEHPSIAAVQADPLAINRRMGTYTNFANLLDMAAMAVPGAPTRTGAPFGVMVVVPAFADQVALDLAALVTGDDPGPAVPTGGLELAVFGAHLPGQPLNDSLFHLGARYLGPARTTDAYRLVDLDTTPPKPGLVRHDPGVGAPIVGERYLLSPAALGTLLAGLSAPMSLTPVELDDGRWVTGFGCAFHAAQQGTDITGHGGWAAYRSSLTD, from the coding sequence CTGCCCGCACCGATCCCGCGCGACCTCCCCGCGGTCGACCGGGTGGCCGAGGCGTTCAGGCGGATCGCCGCGGCCGACCGTCCGGAGGTGTGGATCACCCTGCGCGGCGAGATCGACGTGCGCGCCGACGCCGCCGCGGTCGACGCCCGGGTCGCGGGCGGGGAGTCCCTGCCGCTGGCCGGGTTGCTCGTCGCGGTCAAGGACAACATCGACGTGGCCGGGCTGCCCACCACCGCGGGGTGCCCGGAGTTCGCCCACACGCCGGGGGTCACCGCCACGTCCGTGCGGCGCCTGCAGGACGCGGGTGCCGTCGTGATGGGCAAGACCAACCTCGACCAGTTCGCCACCGGTCTCGTGGGCACCCGGTCCCCGTACGGCGCCGTCCGCTGCGCGTGGGATCCGGAGCTGGTCTCCGGCGGATCCAGCGCCGGCTCGGGGGCCGCCGTCGGGCTCGGTCTGGTCGACCTCGCCCTGGGCACCGACACCGCCGGGTCCGGCCGGGTGCCCGCCGCCTTCCACGGGATCGTGGGCCTCAAGGCCAGTCTCGGGCTGGTGTCCACGGCCGGGGTGCTGCCCGCCTGCGCCGACTACGACGCGGTCACCGTGTTCGCCGCCGACCTGCCGACCGCCCGCGCCGCGCTCGGCGTGATGATCGGCCCCGACCCGGCCGATCCGCGCAGCCGCACCTGGCCGGCCGACGTCGTGCTGGGCGTGCCACCCGTCCCGGTGCTGGCCGTCCCGCGCACGGAGGACCTGGCCGCGCTCACCGACGACTACCGCGACGCGTTCGACCGCACGGTGGCCCGGGTGCGCGAGACCGGGTGCACGGTGGTCGAGCTCGACGTCTCGACCATGCTGGACGCGGCCCGCCTGCTGTACGACGGGGCCATCGTGGCCGAGCGGTACAGCGCGGTCGGCGCGTTCCTGGACGGTGCGCCGGCGGGGGCCGACCCGGTGGTCGCCGGCATCATCGGCCGGTCGCGGGACGTCTCCGGCCCGGCGTTCGCCGACGACCTGGACACCCTGGCCGTGGCCCGGGCCGCCGCGCACACCGTGCTCGCCGGGGTCGACGGATTGCTGCTGCCGACCACGACCGAGCACCCGAGCATCGCTGCGGTGCAGGCGGACCCGCTGGCCATCAACCGACGGATGGGCACGTACACGAACTTCGCCAACCTGCTGGACATGGCGGCCATGGCCGTCCCCGGTGCGCCCACCCGGACCGGGGCGCCCTTCGGCGTGATGGTCGTCGTCCCCGCGTTCGCCGACCAGGTCGCCCTCGACCTCGCCGCCCTCGTCACCGGGGACGACCCCGGACCGGCCGTCCCCACCGGGGGGCTGGAACTGGCCGTCTTCGGTGCCCACCTGCCGGGCCAACCGCTGAACGACTCGCTGTTCCACCTGGGCGCCCGGTACCTGGGACCGGCTCGGACCACGGATGCCTACCGACTCGTGGACCTCGACACCACCCCACCCAAGCCGGGTCTGGTCCGCCACGACCCGGGCGTGGGCGCACCCATCGTCGGTGAGCGCTATCTGCTCTCCCCCGCGGCCCTGGGCACCCTGCTGGCCGGACTATCCGCCCCGATGAGCCTGACCCCCGTCGAACTGGACGACGGCCGGTGGGTGACCGGCTTCGGGTGCGCCTTCCACGCCGCGCAGCAGGGCACCGACATCACCGGACACGGCGGGTGGGCCGCCTACCGGTCGAGCCTCACGGATTGA